From a region of the Anaerobranca gottschalkii DSM 13577 genome:
- a CDS encoding CheR family methyltransferase has translation MLLEREYVQFLEKIYKKTGLNLNLYKEKQMKRRIDTLVQKYNKNTYEDYYNLILGNRELFDEFMDKVTINVSEFFRNLERWEVLKKEIIPILRQYNKGKLKVWSAACSTGQEPYSLTMLLTNLEIPHEILATDLDKKVLSKAKEGKYDIKEISGIPEIYHQYLVKEKDQFRINPSLKTNITFKEHNLLTNDYPKGFDLILCRNVMIYFKEEIKKEIYSQFNQSLNRGGVLFVGSTEQIFFPQKLGFKSIQTFFYQKIE, from the coding sequence ATGTTGTTAGAAAGAGAATATGTACAATTCTTAGAAAAAATCTACAAAAAAACAGGGCTGAATCTCAACCTATACAAAGAAAAACAAATGAAAAGAAGGATTGACACCTTAGTTCAAAAATATAATAAGAACACCTATGAAGATTATTATAACTTGATTTTAGGAAACAGGGAATTGTTTGACGAATTTATGGATAAAGTGACTATCAATGTCTCTGAGTTTTTCCGGAACTTAGAAAGATGGGAAGTATTGAAAAAAGAAATAATCCCAATCTTAAGGCAATATAATAAGGGAAAATTGAAGGTTTGGAGTGCCGCTTGTTCTACCGGTCAAGAGCCTTACTCCCTTACAATGCTTTTAACCAATCTAGAGATCCCCCACGAAATTTTAGCAACAGACCTAGATAAAAAAGTTCTAAGTAAAGCTAAAGAGGGAAAATATGATATTAAAGAAATTTCTGGGATACCTGAAATTTACCACCAATATTTAGTTAAAGAAAAGGATCAATTCAGGATAAATCCTAGTTTAAAAACAAATATCACCTTTAAAGAGCATAATCTTCTAACCAATGACTACCCAAAGGGTTTTGATTTAATCCTCTGTAGAAATGTAATGATATATTTTAAAGAAGAAATTAAAAAAGAAATTTATAGTCAGTTTAATCAATCATTAAATAGAGGGGGAGTATTATTTGTAGGAAGTACAGAGCAAATTTTCTTCCCGCAAAAGTTAGGGTTTAAATCAATTCAAACCTTTTTCTATCAGAAAATAGAATAA
- a CDS encoding small, acid-soluble spore protein, alpha/beta type, with protein sequence MAKRNKIMSEEILDQFKYEIAEQLGIRNKIETQGWANMTSYECGKIGGKIGGAMVKVMIKNAEKYLMENGKL encoded by the coding sequence ATGGCTAAGAGAAATAAAATTATGTCAGAGGAAATCCTTGATCAGTTTAAATATGAAATTGCTGAACAGTTGGGAATTAGAAATAAAATCGAAACTCAAGGTTGGGCTAATATGACTTCCTACGAGTGTGGGAAAATTGGCGGTAAAATTGGTGGTGCTATGGTTAAAGTAATGATTAAAAATGCGGAAAAATATTTAATGGAAAACGGTAAGCTATAA